One window of Metopolophium dirhodum isolate CAU chromosome 3, ASM1992520v1, whole genome shotgun sequence genomic DNA carries:
- the LOC132942085 gene encoding protein toll-like → MNWLMHIIILQVLLGQVLSNLTCRSIKNIDKCSCKHDINDEEIEVNCGLSTLEFNLMESIIKIECNSDQTQWEQNLGKIYINKLHYAKCLLSDTGINQTISTLGINKVQSLKLVAMRLNGSLKNTYLSNLESVEMLDITLTKLILTNESFEGTPRLTKLFLRENYIEDIPAGVFKPLTLLQILDLGDNKITKINSDLFYGIPLKHLNLDTNYLTSLDLNSQSLNNLDVANNRITYLTVGRLKQLLNLSLNKNVLVTMPDQTFKNTSLVSIRFNSGNFTTIPQRFLTNLDGLLYVYLTSLNIEKVPENMIWDSQNITNLSLASNRLNELPVMFFRDAGKLKLLDLSKNQIENINEELLKSLINLETLDLSNNLIIQINENSLKHLTNLKYLNLERNKITNIKREALHFPKLKTLKLAYNKISNLTSNVIFSFYYLNAVETIDLSNNFINFIDSGWLYLNRLININLSSNNFTVLRIQDMNNIIQILETNLNNNPLEVIDLSGLEIFAKAQSPSGNIPNHRRIYLSSDKFICDCRNYEFARFLRKQMPKIVEDYLKVEEKLICNDGLGTEFSNVNIESLTCDWKIVEDVDKTDCIECECTYRPHDKSALMNCSNRNLILAPEVIISSRNVKYTELNLRNNSITKLPNYENFNIKKLNIGYNNLNTINITQLPKSLTELHLEHNKLTMISEKNLTYILPNLNNLTMSSNSWICDCNAKNTVSFIHKYSSKIFDLANITCNQSSTLLVDLNEEKVCQEELNTATIITVLMFLAVLSSAFGLGLLWMLLSNNKTKIKIWLYSHNITWPISEESLDLDKKYDAFISFSHKDIELVEKHLVPGLEGGSSPFKLCLHYRNWVVGEWIPNQISRSIDESRRTIIVLSKNYLESVWGLTEFRTAYSSALNERRNRIIVILYKEISEQDLDTELKEYLSMNTYIEWGDSWFWEKLRYALPHKPATYNKTRAKSTIVPDKLNSLRLT, encoded by the exons ATGAACTGGTTAATGCACATAATTATACTCCAAGTACTTCTTGGTCAAGTATTATCAAATTTGACGTGcagaagtataaaaaatattgataaatgctCATGTAAGCATGATATTAATGATGAAGAAATAGAAGTAAATTGTGGGTTGTCAACTTTGGAATTCAATTTGATGGAATccataattaaaattgaatgtaatTCAGATCAAACACAATGGGAACAGAATCTtggtaaaatttatattaataagttacATTACGCAAAATGCCTACTATCCGATACAGGTATTAATCAAACCATCTCAACACTTGGCATTAATAAGGTTCAAAGTTTGAAACTAGTTGCCATGAGACTTAATGGTAGtctaaaaaatacttacttgtCAAATTTGGAGAGCGTGGAGATGTTAGATATTACTCTtaccaaattaatattaaccaatGAATCGTTTGAAGGAACACCtcgtttaacaaaattatttcttaGAGAAAACTACATAGAAGATATACCTGCAGGAGTGTTCAAACCACTTACTCTTTTACAAATATTAGATTTAGGAGATAATAAGATAACCAAAATAAATAGTGATCTATTTTATGGTAttccattaaaacatttgaatttgGACACAAATTATTTAACATCTTTGGACCTAAATTCTCAGAGTCTGAATAATTTGGATGTAGCCAACAACAGAATTACTTATTTAACTGTTGGACGTCTTAAACAACttcttaatttatcattaaacaaaaatgttttagtaACAATGCCTgaccaaacatttaaaaacacttCTTTAGTGTCAATCAGATTCAACTCTGGTAACTTTACCACTATACCTCAaagatttttaacaaatttagaCGGATTACTTTATGTTTATCTCACGTCTTTAAACATAGAAAAGGTACCCGAAAATATGATTTGggattcacaaaatattacaaatttatcatTAGCTTCAAATCGTTTGAATGAACTACCAGTTATGTTTTTTCGGGAtgctgggaaattaaaattgttagatttatctaaaaatcaaattgaaaatatcaatgAAGAATTACTGAAATCATTAATAAATCTAGAAACCTTAGATTTatccaataatttaataatccaaATTAATGAAAACAGTTTAAAGCACTTAACAAACTTGAAGTACCTCAATTTGGAAAGAAATaagataacaaatattaaacggGAAGCATTACATTTCccgaaattaaaaacattaaaactggcttataataaaataagtaacttGACCTCAAATGTAATAttctcattttattatttgaatgcaGTTGAAACTATTGATTTATCaaacaatttcataaattttattgattctGGTTGGTTATATTTGAAtaggttaattaatattaatctatcaagtAACAACTTCACTGTACTCAGAATACaagatatgaataatataattcaaattttagaaACTAATCTCAACAATAATCCATTAGAAGTAATTGATTTGTCAGGTTTAGAAATATTTGCTAAAGCACAATCGCCATCAGGCAATATCCCGAATCATAGACGAATATATCTGTCCAGTGATAAATTCATTTGTGATTGTCGTAATTATGAGTTTGCAAGATTTTTACGTAAGCAAATGCCAAAAATAGTAGAAGATTACTTAAAAGTTGAAGAAAAATTGATTTGCAATGATGGTTTGGGTACAGAATTTTCAAATGTGAATATCGAAAGTTTAACATGTGACTGGAAAATTGTTGAGGATGTAGACAAGACTGACTGTATTGAGTGTGAGTGTACTTACCGTCCTCATGACAAATCTGCCCTGATGAATTGTTCaaatagaaatttaatattGGCCCCGGAAGTAATAATTTCAAGCAGAAATGTTAAATATACAGAACTGAACTTAAGAAATAATTCCATCACCAAGTTACCAAACTATGAAAATTTTAACATCAAGAAGTTAAATattggttataataatttaaataccattaaCATAACGCAGTTACCTAAAAGTCTTACG GAATTACACTTGGAACATAATAAACTTACAATGATTAGTGAGAAGAATTTGACCTATATATTACCCAACTTAAACAACTTAACAATGAGCAGTAATTCATGGATATGTGATTGTAATGCCAAGAATACTGTCAGTTTTATTCACAAATATTCATCTAAG attTTTGATTTAGCCAATATAACATGCAATCAATCATCAACTCTGTTAGTTGACCTGAATGAGGAAAAAGTATGTCAAGAAGAATTAAATACTGCCACGATTATCACTGTATTGATGTTTTTAGCCGTCTTGAGTTCAGCATTTGGTTTAGGTTTGTTATGGATGTTGCTTAGTAACAACAAgactaaaatcaaaatatggcTGTACTCTCATAATATAACATGGCCAATATCTGAAGAATCTCTCGACCTGGATAAAAAATATGATGCATTTATTAGTTTCTCACACAAAGACATAGAACTAGTTGAAAAGCATTTAGTACCAGGCTTGGAAGGAGGCAGCTCACCGTTTAAACTTTGTCTTCACTATAGAAACTGGGTAGTCGGCGAATGGATTCCTAATCAAATTTCTCGTTCAATTGATGAATCTCGAAgaactattattgtattatcaaaaaattatttggaGAGTGTTTGGGGTCTTACAGAGTTCAGGACAGCTTATTCCAGTGCTCTGAACGAACGCCGCAATCGTATAATCGTCATACTTTATAAAGAAATATCAGAGCAAGATTTAGATACCGAGTTAAAAGAGTATCTGTCCATGAATACTTATATTGAATGGGGAGATAGTTGGTTTTGGGAGAAATTGAGATATGCACTTCCGCATAAACCAGCAACATATAACAAAACTAGAGCTAAGAGTACTATCGTACCAGATAAATTAAATTCTCTTAGGTtaacataa
- the LOC132942086 gene encoding uncharacterized protein LOC132942086, with amino-acid sequence MILHDGIMLDDGSSYQQKMFDRAAVLLQKFPFRFLNRVSRENTERSGNSRKMAFYYSKRFPNMCMSSSFYDDIMNIAEMHVNYYKSRWFDFGELYSEPSFNESTVPWTNRPVLRPIHTQNTFVHSVNYNYNNNLRDLTNSHTLKVQLPNKLVTILVPTPSSVESFSASSSPLDFEDPITPIKVISKNNNDFKKSPEENNNKIHVIENNDTKSDSIDSDSSRSETPIDEKTVSYAEIIKYSKPTKPKQSEKPDYDIIEESRKESIKSNRIPPSKKISIKLPDAPFLPNNQHCAFCKNNGEEESVYRTHFVKDELGNVKCPFLSRYTCPHCKATGTKAHTISRCPLSNKNRINKFNKQQ; translated from the exons ATGATCCTTCACGACGGAATAATGCTTGACGATGGGTCATCGTACCAGCAAAAGATGTTCGACAGGGCGGCTGTGCTCTTACAGAAGTTTCCGTTCCGGTTCCTCAACAGAGTTTCCAGAGAGAACACCGAACGGTCCGGCAACTCACGCAAAATGGCGTTTTACTACTCGAAACGTTTCCCAAACATGTGTATGAGCTCGTCGTTCTACGACGACATAATGAACATCGCCGAAATGCACGTGAACTATTACA AATCCCGTTGGTTTGATTTTGGTGAACTATATTCAGAGCCATCTTTCAATGAATCTACAGTTCCATGGACTAATCGTCCAGTATTACGACCAATACATACTCAAAATACTTTTGTTCATAGTGtcaattacaattacaataacaatCTGAGGGATTTAACAAATAGTCATACTCTTAAAGTTCAATTACCCAATAAACTAGTCACCATTCTAGTACCAACACCTAGTTCTGTTGAATCATTTTCAGCATCTAGTTCACCATTAGATTTTGAAGATCCTATTACACCTATTAAagtaatatctaaaaataataatgattttaaaaagtcACCtgaagagaataataataaaatacatgtcATCGAGAACAATGATACTAAAAGTGACAGCATTGATTCAGATAGTTCTAGGTCTGAAACTCCTATTGATGAAAAGACTGTATCATATGCAGAAATCATCAAATATTCCAAACCTACCAAACCAAAGCAATCTGAAAAACctgattatgatattattgaagAATCTAGAAAAGAATCTATTAAATCTAATAGAATTCCACcatctaaaaaaatatcaattaagcTGCCTGATGCaccatttttaccaaataaCCAACATTGTGCATTTTGTAAAAACAATGGTGAAGAAGAATCAGTTTATAGAACACATTTTGTTAAAGATGAACTAGGGAATGTGAAGTGTCCATTTTTATCAAGGTACACATGTCCACATTGTAAAGCAACTGGGACTAAAGCACACACTATTAGTAGATGTccattaagtaataaaaatagaattaataaattcaataaacaacAGTGA